Below is a window of Lagenorhynchus albirostris chromosome 11, mLagAlb1.1, whole genome shotgun sequence DNA.
GAAGAAGGGATGGGAAGACTTCAAGCGCAAGCTCCCAGCGGCCCCGGGCTTTACCACCTGGCAGTCCAGTCCGCCTATGACCTCACTGGGCACAGGCCTCCCTATCCCCAACTCCGCGCCCCGCACAGTCACAAACTAGCCGAGTGGCCCACGTGGCCATAGCCCGGGCCAGGGGTGCCGAGCGCGCGAGGGTGCCGGGTTCGGCGAACCTGGGTCAGCCGCCCGAGGGACCGTCGGGTGCGCAAGCGCGGCGGCTCTGGCACGGGCAGGCGCCACCCCCAACGGCGGGGGCTGTTACTAGAAGACATGTGGCTCTGGTGCCTCTTGGGGGGGGCGCCGACCTGGGAGAAACTACGGATGCGTCCGCAGAGGAGCTGAGCCCCGCCCGGAGCGGTCAGGGCACAGCTCGCGCGCCTGAGCCGAACCGGCGCTGGCCCTGTCCGCGCCGCGAGGTTAACGGGCGCCAGAGGTGGCAAGCGGAAGGTTAATGTGTCGCTCAGCTCCTTTTCCTGGCCGTTCAGCCTCTCCTCGCCCCCTCTTCCTCCCGCTCTGCCCGGGCCCAGGTTTCCCCCTCGCCCTTCCCTCGACGTTACGCGTCCCCCGACGAAGCACCAGGAGCTCGGAATATTCGGGCTAAGCCGCGTTGATATAGGTTTGAAACCTTTACAGAGTTCCAGTCAGCCGGCTGGGAAGTAGTCCCGGCCCGGCGCTCGGCCCCGCCCCTGCAGGGCGGAGGGACGCATCACGCAGGGGTGGGGAAGCCGGATCCGTGCGCAGGGTTGCTAAGGGTGAAACTTTTCATTGACTTTGCTCACTTCGGGCAGGGGCGCGGGAAGGAGCGGGTCGTCGGCGGGGAGAACCGAGTGGCTTGGGCGACGCGGGGCCAGAAGGGCAAGACTGTCCGCCGGCCACAGCCGGGACCGTCTTCCGTCCCGCGACACAAGCAACCCTCCGGTCCTCCAGCCTCGCGCCGTCGCCGCTGGCCGGCCCGCCCGCCCTCTGTCCCCCGCCGCTGAGCCCGACCTccaaaaagctgaaagaattatTATTGAGATCATAGCCCATACTCCCCTCACTCGCTCCCCCATCCTCAACGAAGAAAAGGACACATCGGCTCCCGGGAAGGGAGAGCAGCCTCCGCCCCGCGCCCAGGACCACCCTGGAGGAAGAAGCCGCCCCGCGGCCGGCACACCGCCCCGCCGCCGCGGAGACCCGAGTGAGTGAGTGGGGGGCGTGCGGGCGGGGGGCCTCCCCCGAGACCCAACAGGCCCGACGCCTTCCCCTACCCCCGCCCCACTACCGCTCTCCGCTTTGGTGGACTCTCCACGTTGCTGTCGCCCCCCCTCTTACACCTGGCCAACATTTTCCGTTCCCCTTCCGCCTCCTCACTGGACCCCACCTTTTCCCCGTGCTCTTCTTTCCCTCACGTTTGCTCTCATCCTGGGGTATCCCAGAGCCCCTTTCTCTCCCTGTTCCAAGTGTGGCCACCTCCTGGGTGCGGTgcatttcctcccttttccctccgTTCTTCATATCCTAGAGAGTCGCTAGATTTTCCTCGTTCCCCGCGAAAACATAACTCCCACCACcattaaataaaatcagaagaagGAAGGGGATCCAGGccttgtttttctgcttttcccGTGTGCGGGGTAGGAGGGTGGTAATAATTAATAGGGCTTATTTTTGGCCCTGTGGAGCCTGAGGGATGGAGGGTGGACACCCCCCTTTTGGACCGGTCAGTGGTGACTGTCCTCTGGCCGCCGAGCCAGAATTTACCATTTGGCTTTAGCTCTTTATCCACGTTAGTGTTTTAAGGGGAAACTGGGCGGAAAAAAGTACCCTTACAGCAGTAtcagtgagtggattcaggttgaCCCTGGTGAGGTGCCTGGGAGGAAGAGCCTTACTCCTAAGCTCCTGTCCAGAGGATGGACTGTGCCCTTGAccagaaagggagggggaggaggagggaacagaGAGAGGAGGGGCAGCTGGCAGCCCTTTCCCACCCCCTAGAGGAACCAGAACCCCACACAGTAGGCGTCAACTCGTGGGCTAGCCGAGGGGGGTCCCTGGTGTCTGCTCAGTATCtaacctttcttttcttcttcctgcccaCCCTACCGTGGGAGTGGGTCCCTCATCTTTGATTTAACCGCAGAAAAACATCCCTATTGCTTTCTTGGGTGcctgcccccatccccctctTAAGCGGAGGGGGAGAGAAGCTTGTGTGGGAGGAAGGATTAGGGAGGTTTAACACCCTGCAGAGGAGCTTTGCCGAGGATCTGGTAAGTCTGGTCAATAGAGCAGGCCTTGCAGCGGAAGGAGACTCACAAACAATTTTTAAGTATTAGAAAATGTTGTCAGATGTACAGTTTTTTCTTCCCTGCCCGGGAACTCTTTCCCATTACCTAGCCGGGTCTGGTTACTCGGACTTGGATTAGAAGAGGGGTGAGGCTTGGGCCCTGCTGGCGTCGGGCCTTCTGATTGTCCGCCCGGCGCCTCCCCGCAGCTTAAAACTGGGAATTTCTTTGGCCGAGAGGACGGGAGAACTGGGTTTATTCCTGCCGTTCCATTCCTGGTTGTGAGGTGCTACAGCGGAGCCCGCTGGGCGTTAAGTGAAAAGGCTCTTTCTCTTTGAATCCGCCGTCCCTACAGCAACTCCAAAGGGAAACCACCCAGCCCAAGGAATACAGATTAAGTGGCAGGggtttggggagagggagggatgtgACTCCTATCTATCCCGGCCTACCGCCTTCACCCAGAAAAAACTCATTAGAAGCTGTTAATTCAACGGTCTTGCGAGGCagtgaagagagaggaagaaagaaaagttcaGTTTTTCGGGAAGCCGAGACATGGATATGGTGGGCGACACAATACGGGGAGTAGGCCTTATGGGtagaatttatataaaatgtattaggcggtgggcgggggagggggggcgccAGTCTGCCACAACGCGCATGTGCATCGGAAACTTTTCCTCGgttctcccaccctcctccagctCCCCTTACTGGGCATGCGTAGTTCCCCGGCTGAGTCTTCGCAAAGTACGCAGGGAAGTGTAGTGTGCAGAGAAAGTAGGTCGTTTGCTCCGACCTGAGCGTGAGGTTTCTGAAGACTACAATTCCCAGAGCGCAGAGTGCACCTTTGCCCCGGGCCTCCCCGTGTATGTTGGGGTTCAGTCAAGTCTTCCTGGCTTCAGAGGAACCTGGAGAGGCCTAGAAAGGGcccccccttttttattttttggccgcccAGCGGGGttttgtaggatcttagttcccgactgGGGATGGAACCCAGGACGTCGGCAGtcagagcatggagtcctaaccactggactgccagggaattcccaaaagggCCCTCTTAGTCGGAAGGAGTCTCGTAGTCAGACTTGGGCTTGCACAGTCCATGTTTTGGGGAGATGGTGTGGGACACTGGGGGGGGGTGCAGTCAGTTGGCACAAGTCCTGGTAGCCTTTCAACCACACCCACCCGTCTGCCACCGAGACCAGTGTGGTGGGGCCACCCCCTGTCCCGCCAGAGCCGGGCTCCCACTGCCCAGCACCCGGTCTGTGACACCTACTGGCCTTGTCAAAATTGAGGACCCTGAGTCCTCTTTCCACACTCATTTGAATCTGGTAGTGCTTGATTGTCCTATGATTTGGATGTTAAGGCTTGAGGTGCCTGAATATTTTACAGGTGCTCAGGGTTTGGGGGCCCAGTGGGTTCCCTCACTatccctccttttcccctttaaaacaactttttcttcctaaaaacTGTCCTTCGAGTTTTTGTCAGAAGTTCTCTGGCGTCTCCATTTACCATATCGTTGACTTGCAGCCTCCTTTCAgcttctttctcccctcccccgtacgcgggcctctcattgttggtggcctctcccgttgcggagcacaggctccggacgcgcaggctcagcggctatggctcacgggcccatgcctctccgcagtatgtgggatcttcccggaccggggcactaacccgcgtcccctacatcggcaggcggactctcgaccactgcgccaccacggaagccctcttCCCCCTTTTTTGACATTCTCTTGAGCACTTACTCCTTTAAAACTCAACACAGGGATCTGAATCCAGGATGAACTTTGTTGCTGGAATTAAAGCAAATGAAGGAGGATAAGATTCTAAATAAAAGGGGACAGAATTTTACTCTCATATTTGCAACTTTTTAATATGTTGACAAAAGGTAGATTTTGCTGTTGTTAAGCacttagcctttttttttctttttgccacatTTCTGGCCTTTTGTGCCTGAGTCAGGGTTGGAGAAAGTCTTTGAGTCCTCTCCTGCGGCTTGACTTGAATCTACTTGTTCCTTTTATTGAAGGGTGGTTATTTTTAAGCTAATTTTACCACATTGtatgaatatttaatatataagcTCTAGAATTTGTCCAATagccttaaaaaaatgaacaaactgatGTGAGTGGTCACTCCTATCTTTAGTTAAAGACAGCACCAGTGCTTTAATCCTCTGTTCCGTAAGCTTCTTGAAGTCAAAATTAGAGCTTGAGCTGCTAGAGCAGAAAATCTCATTCTGGTTGTCCGTCGTTTTTGTAAGGTTCCACCCCACAGCCATCTGGCCTGGCCTGTTCTCGAGTTGAAGAAGCGAAGGTGGCATTATCTACTTCTGATTTGTGCAGCAGCATCACTGAGGTATAAATTGGTGTGCcgcttttttctttaataaatttatttatttattacttatttaattttggctgcgttgggtcttcgttgctgtgcgcaggctttctcgagttgcggcgagcgggggctactcttcgttgcagtgcccgggcttctcattgcggtggcttctctcgttgtggagcacgggctctaggctcacgggcttcagtagttgtggcacgtgggctcagtatttgaggctcgtgggctctagagccgcAGGCTcgatagttgtggcgcacgggcttagttgctctgcagcatgtgggatcttcccggaccaggactcaaacccgtatcccgtgcattggcaggcggattctcaaccactgcgccaccagggaagcccctggcgtGCAGCTTTAGTTGCTAATGCTGCAGAAAATGGTTAGCTGGGCAGGGCTGATGACAGTGATTCTATTGTATTTTGGGGTAGGAGGCTTATTTCCCAATGACTTTGGCCTGCATTTAAAATGCTCCCATTTTGAGGCCGAACTGTTCAGGGGAGGTGATTTAGAAGGCAGTTACGCAGCAGAGTTTGAGAAGGCATAGCAGGGTGCAGGAGCCCTTTGGACCACGTGGCATGCCAAGAGGCCATGTGGTTCCTTGGGAGAAGGGTCATATGTCATGttcaagttttacttttcaaaaatactttgaagacactgtctttaaCTCCAGGCCCATTCTTGGGAACCAGTGCCAACTTTCTTTACAACTTTTTAGTCTCATGTGTGTTGGACACGTCTAGTGGGCCACTGTGGCCCTTACAGGCCTTTGTTCTTGAGGGGAGGCCCATGGTCCTGGTAGCTATCTTTGCATCTGGTGATGAATCCAATCCTCGTAAACAGAAAGCTCCTTATCTTTATCATTCTCCTTCTCTTTAAACCTAGAAGGACCCTGGAATTGATCTTTGGCGACCAGGAATAGACATCTGAACACACATGGAGATTGTCTGTATTGGAGGCTGGGATAGATGGGGAGAAAAGAGTCACCTGAATCCTGAGCCTCCCTGTGGAGGGCTCAGGAGAGGCCATGCTCGTGGCACTTCTTTTGGTGCCCCACGTGACCCTTTGTCTACTCAGACCTGAAGTGAGGGAGGGGCTAGACATGGCCGGTGTCATCAGATACTCCACATTAACCCAGTGCGTTTTCTCTGATACTCACCCCAGAGAGCTTTGCCTGAGGGTTCCGTCCTTAAAACGCCCTGGGGAGCCATGGTCCCAGGCCGTAGCCAGTTGGGTCAGGTGTTCCGAAAGCTCAAGATCCTCAAGCCTAGAATTAGCACCTGGATACTGTGTGCTGGACCCAGAAGGGATTTTAATCGAAATCCAGCTCCAGGGACAAAAGATGCCCTTGACGGATAGTGGATCAGTCTTGTCTCTGTGCTGAGCTCAGCAGCACATTCTCACCCAGAGGTCTGGTTAGGAACATTTTCTGGCTCTGTCGGCCCTCAAAGATGGCCCTTTTCAGTTCACTTCTCCTATGGCATGAACCTGGATCTGCCCTTTTGGAGAAGGTGAGGCAATTAGGATCACTGGCTCTCAGGACCTCACAGATCATCTTCCTGAGAAATGAGGCTGGCCCAGACCTCAGGAATAAACCTTTTTGACCTCTGTGGATCTGGCTGTGAGAGAATCCCAAAATAACAAGCTGAGTGTTTATGTTGGACTGCCTCCTCTCCAGGGATCTCCAAACACGTGATGAATCTGGTCTGGTGCCAAGGACAGGTGGTCAGACAGTCCCTGGGAGACAGAGTGATGATGGGTCCCCAGCTGGAGGCTGTAGGGTGATGGAAAATTTCTTCTCTCTGCCCACCTCATCACCTACACTCTAGCTAGAAACTATAGAGATTTCCCTCAGGCCACAACGGTACTGCTCTTAAGGCTTTGTTGGCCTACAGGGcccacttccctctcctttcctctgcttccctAGGGCAGCCCCTAGTCAGTAGTTTCCTTGTTGGTCCATACCTCTGATTGTGATAGGTCTTGACTGTTTCCTGGGGATCATGCCCCAGTCTCCATTCTTGGAGGCTGTCTGGATGGAAATGCTCGCCTTGGTTACACTGTTCTGCAAAAGAATCAGCTCTGCAAACccagagtgagccagagcacACGCACACCCGGGGAACTCAGGATAACAAATTGGATGCGATTGGAGTCCTGGCCTCCCGTGAAAAGTTGGCAGTGCTGCTTCCTGTTCAGTGACCTGTATCCCTTTCCATTTAAGGGGTTGAAACTAAAGATTTTAAACTCCTGTCTTGGCCTGTGACAGTTTGGGAGTGGGACTTCACCGAGATATTGCAGAGACAAGTTAGCAAGAGCCTTCCCTTCTCCATCTGATTTAGGAGCTCGATTTTTTTGGTGTCACTCATAAAGTGACCTGAATTCTCAAAATAGTGGAAACCACAGTACCCCTGTTTCTTTAgaagtacttaaaaatatttatcaagtgccgaCTAAAATATCATGTTACTgatgaaactaaggctcagaaaaaagggacttgcccacagtcacacataTAAACCTGTCACTAGTGCAGCAGAAATGGGACCCTGAGGCTATGTGATCCAAAGTTGGTGCTTTTCTGTCTGATGCCCACTGGCTTTCTGCATATCTACTCATGAagcctttctttctcatttttcagcGTTGTCTGGAGCCCAAGCCTGCCCACCTTACATTTCCTACCACTGTCCTTGGCTTGTGCACGTGCCTGTGCTGATTCTCTGCCTAGGAAAGGACGATGCAGCTGGAGATCAAAGTGGCCCTGAACTTCATCATCTCCTACCTGTACAACAAGCTGCCCCGGCGCCGGGCAGACCTGTTCGGTGAGGAGCTAGAGCGACtcttgaaaaagaaatatgaaggcCACTGGTACCCTGACAAGCCACTGAAGGGCTCTGGCTTCCGCTGTGTCCACATCGGGGAGATAGTGGACCCCGTGGTGGAGCTGGCCGCCAAGCGGAGTGGGCTGGCGGTGGAGGATGTGCGGGCCAACGTGCCCGAGGAGCTGAGTGTCTGGATCGACCCTTTCGAGGTGTCCTACCAGATTGGTGAGAAGGGGGCTGTGAAAGTGCTCTACCTGGATGACAGCGAGGGCTGTGTTGCCCCAGAGCTGGACAAGGAGATCAAGAGCAGCTTCAATCCCGATGCCCAGGTGTTTGTGCCCATCGGCAGCCAGGACAGCTCCCTGTCCAACTCCCCGTCACCGTCCTTTGGCCAGTCGCCCAGCCCCACCTTCATGCCCCGCTCCGCTCAGCCCATCACTTTTACCACCGC
It encodes the following:
- the TOB2 gene encoding protein Tob2, whose product is MQLEIKVALNFIISYLYNKLPRRRADLFGEELERLLKKKYEGHWYPDKPLKGSGFRCVHIGEIVDPVVELAAKRSGLAVEDVRANVPEELSVWIDPFEVSYQIGEKGAVKVLYLDDSEGCVAPELDKEIKSSFNPDAQVFVPIGSQDSSLSNSPSPSFGQSPSPTFMPRSAQPITFTTASFAATKFGSTKMKKGGGAAGGGAGGGASGQPIPQQQPRMARSPTNSLLKQKSLSLSLHSLNFIATNPAPQSQLSPNAKEFVYNGGGSPSLFCDGADGQGSGTPAPFGGGGAGTCNSSSFDMAQVFGGGANSLFLEKAPFVEGLSYNLNTMQYPSQPFQPVVLAN